From the Ctenopharyngodon idella isolate HZGC_01 chromosome 3, HZGC01, whole genome shotgun sequence genome, one window contains:
- the thraa gene encoding thyroid hormone receptor alpha-A isoform X1 produces MEHKEQELNLPEGDETRWPNGVKRKRKNSQCSIKSTSVNSISVLGYVPSYLEKDEPCVVCGDKATGYHYRCITCEGCKGFFRRTIQKNLHPSYSCKYDSCCIIDKITRNQCQLCRFKKCISVGMAIDLVLDDSKRVAKRRLIEENRERRKKEEIVKTLHNRPEPTASEWELIRMVTEAHRHTNAQGPHWKQKRKFLPEDIGQSPAPTSDNDKVDLEAFSEFTKIITPAITRVVDFAKKLPMFSELPCEDQIILLKGCCMEIMSLRAAVRYDPESETLTLSGEMAVSREQLKNGGLGVVSDAIFDLGKSLSQFNLDDSEVALLQAVLLMSSDRSGLTCVEKIEKCQEMYLLAFEHYINHRKHNISHFWPKLLMKVTNLRMIGACHASRFLHMKVECPTELFPPLFLEVFEDQEEALERQHRKMAPA; encoded by the exons ATGGAACACAAAGAGCAGGAGCTTAACCTGCCAGAGGGAGATGAGACACG GTGGCCGAATGgagtgaaaagaaaaagaaagaatagtCAATGCTCTATAAAGAGCACGTCTG TGAATAGCATCTCTGTTCTAGGGTATGTTCCCAGCTACCTGGAGAAAGATGAGCCATGTGTGGTGTGCGGGGACAAGGCCACCGGCTACCATTACCGCTGCATCACATGTGAGGGCTGCAAG GGTTTCTTCAGGAGGACAATACAGAAGAATCTTCACCCTTCCTATTCTTGTAAATATGACAGCTGCTGCATCATTGATAAAATCACCCGAAACCAGTGCCAGCTGTGCCGTTTCAAGAAGTGCATCTCAGTGGGCATGGCCATTGACT TGGTGCTGGATGATTCAAAGCGTGTGGCCAAGAGGCGTCTGATCGAGGAAAACCGGGAACGGAGGAAGAAAGAGGAGATTGTGAAAACACTGCACAACCGACCTGAGCCCACTGCCTCGGAGTGGGAGCTCATTCGTATGGTGACGGAGGCTCATCGCCACACCAACGCCCAGGGCCCTCACTGGAAACAGAAACGCAAATTCCTA CCAGAAGACATTGGGCAGTCTCCAGCACCCACATCAGACAACGACAAAGTCGACCTGGAGGCCTTCAGTGAGTTCACCAAGATTATCACCCCTGCCATCACACGAGTCGTGGACTTTGCCAAAAAACTGCCCATGTTCTCTGAG CTGCCCTGTGAAGACCagattatcctgctgaaaggcTGTTGTATGGAGATCATGTCCTTGCGTGCAGCGGTGCGGTATGACCCAGAGAGCGAGACACTGACCTTGAGTGGAGAGATGGCTGTCAGTCGAGAGCAGCTGAAGAATGGAGGGTTAGGAGTGGTGTCTGATGCCATCTTTGATTTAGGCAAGAGCCTGTCACAGTTCAACCTGGATGACTCAGAGGTGGCGCTGCTGCAGGCTGTACTGCTCATGAGCTCAG ATCGTTCTGGACTCACATGTGTGGAAAAAATCGAGAAGTGTCAGGAGATGTACCTGTTAGCATTCGAGCATTACATCAACCATCGCAAGCACAACATCTCTCACTTCTGGCCCAAGCTGCTGATGAAGGTGACGAACCTGCGCATGATCGGTGCCTGTCACGCCAGTCGCTTCCTGCACATGAAAGTGGAGTGTCCCACAGAACTCTTCCCCCCGCTCTTCCTGGAGGTCTTCGAGGATCAGGAG GAAGCGCTGGAGAGGCAGCACAGGAAGATGGCTCCTGCATAA
- the thraa gene encoding thyroid hormone receptor alpha-A isoform X2, with product MHILQHYYVNRWPNGVKRKRKNSQCSIKSTSVNSISVLGYVPSYLEKDEPCVVCGDKATGYHYRCITCEGCKGFFRRTIQKNLHPSYSCKYDSCCIIDKITRNQCQLCRFKKCISVGMAIDLVLDDSKRVAKRRLIEENRERRKKEEIVKTLHNRPEPTASEWELIRMVTEAHRHTNAQGPHWKQKRKFLPEDIGQSPAPTSDNDKVDLEAFSEFTKIITPAITRVVDFAKKLPMFSELPCEDQIILLKGCCMEIMSLRAAVRYDPESETLTLSGEMAVSREQLKNGGLGVVSDAIFDLGKSLSQFNLDDSEVALLQAVLLMSSDRSGLTCVEKIEKCQEMYLLAFEHYINHRKHNISHFWPKLLMKVTNLRMIGACHASRFLHMKVECPTELFPPLFLEVFEDQEEALERQHRKMAPA from the exons ATGCACATTTTACAGCACTATTATGTCAACAG GTGGCCGAATGgagtgaaaagaaaaagaaagaatagtCAATGCTCTATAAAGAGCACGTCTG TGAATAGCATCTCTGTTCTAGGGTATGTTCCCAGCTACCTGGAGAAAGATGAGCCATGTGTGGTGTGCGGGGACAAGGCCACCGGCTACCATTACCGCTGCATCACATGTGAGGGCTGCAAG GGTTTCTTCAGGAGGACAATACAGAAGAATCTTCACCCTTCCTATTCTTGTAAATATGACAGCTGCTGCATCATTGATAAAATCACCCGAAACCAGTGCCAGCTGTGCCGTTTCAAGAAGTGCATCTCAGTGGGCATGGCCATTGACT TGGTGCTGGATGATTCAAAGCGTGTGGCCAAGAGGCGTCTGATCGAGGAAAACCGGGAACGGAGGAAGAAAGAGGAGATTGTGAAAACACTGCACAACCGACCTGAGCCCACTGCCTCGGAGTGGGAGCTCATTCGTATGGTGACGGAGGCTCATCGCCACACCAACGCCCAGGGCCCTCACTGGAAACAGAAACGCAAATTCCTA CCAGAAGACATTGGGCAGTCTCCAGCACCCACATCAGACAACGACAAAGTCGACCTGGAGGCCTTCAGTGAGTTCACCAAGATTATCACCCCTGCCATCACACGAGTCGTGGACTTTGCCAAAAAACTGCCCATGTTCTCTGAG CTGCCCTGTGAAGACCagattatcctgctgaaaggcTGTTGTATGGAGATCATGTCCTTGCGTGCAGCGGTGCGGTATGACCCAGAGAGCGAGACACTGACCTTGAGTGGAGAGATGGCTGTCAGTCGAGAGCAGCTGAAGAATGGAGGGTTAGGAGTGGTGTCTGATGCCATCTTTGATTTAGGCAAGAGCCTGTCACAGTTCAACCTGGATGACTCAGAGGTGGCGCTGCTGCAGGCTGTACTGCTCATGAGCTCAG ATCGTTCTGGACTCACATGTGTGGAAAAAATCGAGAAGTGTCAGGAGATGTACCTGTTAGCATTCGAGCATTACATCAACCATCGCAAGCACAACATCTCTCACTTCTGGCCCAAGCTGCTGATGAAGGTGACGAACCTGCGCATGATCGGTGCCTGTCACGCCAGTCGCTTCCTGCACATGAAAGTGGAGTGTCCCACAGAACTCTTCCCCCCGCTCTTCCTGGAGGTCTTCGAGGATCAGGAG GAAGCGCTGGAGAGGCAGCACAGGAAGATGGCTCCTGCATAA
- the dlx4a gene encoding homeobox protein Dlx4a, producing MVHRSNGHDSKKMTMTSLSESLVASDPSKSAFLEFSHGYQSHQQHSPGVSHAHYPVHGLHQGAHSQYDAAFSSGAASYGRPLTYHYPSAHHHPGAYLPYQHNSAVGHSRVDDADSEKQSSIESGEIRLNGKGKKIRKPRTIYSSLQLQALNQRFQQTQYLALPERADLAAKLGLTQTQVKIWFQNKRSKYKKIMKHGSSGPEGEHLQAASASGPPCSPGMPPLWDVSMSTKGAPIHSGGYMNSFGHWYPGHHHQDPMARTQMM from the exons ATGGTGCACCGGTCTAATGGACATGACTCTAAAAAAATGACTATGACTTCACTGTCTGAAAGTTTGGTGGCTTCAGACCCTTCAAAATCGGCATTTCTGGAGTTCAGTCACGGTTACCAGTCTCACCAGCAGCATTCACCCGGCGTGTCTCACGCGCACTATCCGGTGCACGGTTTGCATCAAGGCGCACATTCGCAGTACGATGCGGCCTTCTCTTCTGGCGCTGCTTCGTACGGCCGTCCGCTCACTTACCACTATCCCAGTGCCCATCACCACCCCGGAGCTTACCTACCCTATCAACACAACAGCGCAGTCGGCCATTCAAGAGTAGATGATGCAG ATTCCGAGAAGCAAAGTTCCATTGAAAGTGGAGAAATACGCCTGAACGGGAAGGGGAAAAAGATTCGCAAACCCCGCACAATCTACTCGAGCTTACAGCTTCAGGCGCTCAACCAGCGCTTCCAGCAGACCCAGTACCTCGCGCTGCCTGAACGCGCTGATCTGGCCGCCAAACTGGGTCTGACACAAACACAG GTAAAGATATGGTTCCAGAACAAGCGTTCCAAGTACAAAAAGATAATGAAGCACGGCTCAAGCGGACCGGAAGGAGAACACCTTCAAGCAGCCTCTGCCTCCGGACCACCATGTTCACCAGGAATGCCGCCCCTGTGGGATGTTTCCATGTCAACCAAAGGTGCCCCCATCCACTCTGGAGGATATATGAACTCTTTTGGACACTGGTACCCTGGTCATCATCATCAAGACCCAATGGCCAGAACTCAGATGATGTGA
- the dusp3b gene encoding dual specificity protein phosphatase 3b, with protein sequence MADYEVSVQQLNDLLTDENGDFCMPSKHFNEVYPGILLGNESVATNVTRLLQLGVTHILNAAEGQSDMHVNTDAEFYADTGIIYHGIPAFDTDHFDLSVYFEEASNFIERALAIKGKVYVHCQKGYSRSAALVIAHLMLQHRMDLRTAVATVREKREIGPNDGFLRQLCQLNDWLDGEGRLGD encoded by the exons ATGGCAGACTATGAAGTGTCTGTTCAACAGCTCAATGATCTGTTGACAGATGAAAACGGAGACTTCTGTATGCCCTCCAAACATTTTAATGAAGTCTACCCCGGGATACTCCTAGGAAATGA GTCTGTAGCCACAAATGTAACACGTTTGCTTCAGCTGGGAGTGACGCACATCCTCAATGCTGCAGAAGGCCAATCGGACATGCATGTGAACACGGATGCAGAGTTCTACGCAGACACTGGGATCATCTATCATGGGATACCAGCCTTTGACACTGACCATTTTGACCTCAGTGTATATTTTGAAGAGGCTTCTAATTTTATTGAAAGAGCTCTGGCAATAAAAG GTAAAGTGTATGTACACTGTCAGAAAGGCTACAGTCGATCGGCTGCATTAGTCATCGCACACCTGATGCTGCAGCACAGGATGGATTTACGAACGGCTGTGGCCACAGTAAGAGAGAAACGGGAGATCGGACCCAATGATGGATTCCTGCGCCAGCTCTGCCAGCTAAACGATTGGCTGGATGGTGAAGGAAGGCTGGGTGATTAA
- the thraa gene encoding thyroid hormone receptor alpha-A isoform X3, translating into MEHKEQELNLPEGDETRWPNGVKRKRKNSQCSIKSTSGYVPSYLEKDEPCVVCGDKATGYHYRCITCEGCKGFFRRTIQKNLHPSYSCKYDSCCIIDKITRNQCQLCRFKKCISVGMAIDLVLDDSKRVAKRRLIEENRERRKKEEIVKTLHNRPEPTASEWELIRMVTEAHRHTNAQGPHWKQKRKFLPEDIGQSPAPTSDNDKVDLEAFSEFTKIITPAITRVVDFAKKLPMFSELPCEDQIILLKGCCMEIMSLRAAVRYDPESETLTLSGEMAVSREQLKNGGLGVVSDAIFDLGKSLSQFNLDDSEVALLQAVLLMSSDRSGLTCVEKIEKCQEMYLLAFEHYINHRKHNISHFWPKLLMKVTNLRMIGACHASRFLHMKVECPTELFPPLFLEVFEDQEEALERQHRKMAPA; encoded by the exons ATGGAACACAAAGAGCAGGAGCTTAACCTGCCAGAGGGAGATGAGACACG GTGGCCGAATGgagtgaaaagaaaaagaaagaatagtCAATGCTCTATAAAGAGCACGTCTG GGTATGTTCCCAGCTACCTGGAGAAAGATGAGCCATGTGTGGTGTGCGGGGACAAGGCCACCGGCTACCATTACCGCTGCATCACATGTGAGGGCTGCAAG GGTTTCTTCAGGAGGACAATACAGAAGAATCTTCACCCTTCCTATTCTTGTAAATATGACAGCTGCTGCATCATTGATAAAATCACCCGAAACCAGTGCCAGCTGTGCCGTTTCAAGAAGTGCATCTCAGTGGGCATGGCCATTGACT TGGTGCTGGATGATTCAAAGCGTGTGGCCAAGAGGCGTCTGATCGAGGAAAACCGGGAACGGAGGAAGAAAGAGGAGATTGTGAAAACACTGCACAACCGACCTGAGCCCACTGCCTCGGAGTGGGAGCTCATTCGTATGGTGACGGAGGCTCATCGCCACACCAACGCCCAGGGCCCTCACTGGAAACAGAAACGCAAATTCCTA CCAGAAGACATTGGGCAGTCTCCAGCACCCACATCAGACAACGACAAAGTCGACCTGGAGGCCTTCAGTGAGTTCACCAAGATTATCACCCCTGCCATCACACGAGTCGTGGACTTTGCCAAAAAACTGCCCATGTTCTCTGAG CTGCCCTGTGAAGACCagattatcctgctgaaaggcTGTTGTATGGAGATCATGTCCTTGCGTGCAGCGGTGCGGTATGACCCAGAGAGCGAGACACTGACCTTGAGTGGAGAGATGGCTGTCAGTCGAGAGCAGCTGAAGAATGGAGGGTTAGGAGTGGTGTCTGATGCCATCTTTGATTTAGGCAAGAGCCTGTCACAGTTCAACCTGGATGACTCAGAGGTGGCGCTGCTGCAGGCTGTACTGCTCATGAGCTCAG ATCGTTCTGGACTCACATGTGTGGAAAAAATCGAGAAGTGTCAGGAGATGTACCTGTTAGCATTCGAGCATTACATCAACCATCGCAAGCACAACATCTCTCACTTCTGGCCCAAGCTGCTGATGAAGGTGACGAACCTGCGCATGATCGGTGCCTGTCACGCCAGTCGCTTCCTGCACATGAAAGTGGAGTGTCCCACAGAACTCTTCCCCCCGCTCTTCCTGGAGGTCTTCGAGGATCAGGAG GAAGCGCTGGAGAGGCAGCACAGGAAGATGGCTCCTGCATAA
- the thraa gene encoding thyroid hormone receptor alpha-A isoform X4 — MHILQHYYVNRWPNGVKRKRKNSQCSIKSTSGYVPSYLEKDEPCVVCGDKATGYHYRCITCEGCKGFFRRTIQKNLHPSYSCKYDSCCIIDKITRNQCQLCRFKKCISVGMAIDLVLDDSKRVAKRRLIEENRERRKKEEIVKTLHNRPEPTASEWELIRMVTEAHRHTNAQGPHWKQKRKFLPEDIGQSPAPTSDNDKVDLEAFSEFTKIITPAITRVVDFAKKLPMFSELPCEDQIILLKGCCMEIMSLRAAVRYDPESETLTLSGEMAVSREQLKNGGLGVVSDAIFDLGKSLSQFNLDDSEVALLQAVLLMSSDRSGLTCVEKIEKCQEMYLLAFEHYINHRKHNISHFWPKLLMKVTNLRMIGACHASRFLHMKVECPTELFPPLFLEVFEDQEEALERQHRKMAPA; from the exons ATGCACATTTTACAGCACTATTATGTCAACAG GTGGCCGAATGgagtgaaaagaaaaagaaagaatagtCAATGCTCTATAAAGAGCACGTCTG GGTATGTTCCCAGCTACCTGGAGAAAGATGAGCCATGTGTGGTGTGCGGGGACAAGGCCACCGGCTACCATTACCGCTGCATCACATGTGAGGGCTGCAAG GGTTTCTTCAGGAGGACAATACAGAAGAATCTTCACCCTTCCTATTCTTGTAAATATGACAGCTGCTGCATCATTGATAAAATCACCCGAAACCAGTGCCAGCTGTGCCGTTTCAAGAAGTGCATCTCAGTGGGCATGGCCATTGACT TGGTGCTGGATGATTCAAAGCGTGTGGCCAAGAGGCGTCTGATCGAGGAAAACCGGGAACGGAGGAAGAAAGAGGAGATTGTGAAAACACTGCACAACCGACCTGAGCCCACTGCCTCGGAGTGGGAGCTCATTCGTATGGTGACGGAGGCTCATCGCCACACCAACGCCCAGGGCCCTCACTGGAAACAGAAACGCAAATTCCTA CCAGAAGACATTGGGCAGTCTCCAGCACCCACATCAGACAACGACAAAGTCGACCTGGAGGCCTTCAGTGAGTTCACCAAGATTATCACCCCTGCCATCACACGAGTCGTGGACTTTGCCAAAAAACTGCCCATGTTCTCTGAG CTGCCCTGTGAAGACCagattatcctgctgaaaggcTGTTGTATGGAGATCATGTCCTTGCGTGCAGCGGTGCGGTATGACCCAGAGAGCGAGACACTGACCTTGAGTGGAGAGATGGCTGTCAGTCGAGAGCAGCTGAAGAATGGAGGGTTAGGAGTGGTGTCTGATGCCATCTTTGATTTAGGCAAGAGCCTGTCACAGTTCAACCTGGATGACTCAGAGGTGGCGCTGCTGCAGGCTGTACTGCTCATGAGCTCAG ATCGTTCTGGACTCACATGTGTGGAAAAAATCGAGAAGTGTCAGGAGATGTACCTGTTAGCATTCGAGCATTACATCAACCATCGCAAGCACAACATCTCTCACTTCTGGCCCAAGCTGCTGATGAAGGTGACGAACCTGCGCATGATCGGTGCCTGTCACGCCAGTCGCTTCCTGCACATGAAAGTGGAGTGTCCCACAGAACTCTTCCCCCCGCTCTTCCTGGAGGTCTTCGAGGATCAGGAG GAAGCGCTGGAGAGGCAGCACAGGAAGATGGCTCCTGCATAA